Proteins from a single region of Festucalex cinctus isolate MCC-2025b chromosome 19, RoL_Fcin_1.0, whole genome shotgun sequence:
- the LOC144007131 gene encoding uncharacterized protein LOC144007131 isoform X3: MFNVCLNKCKIFAEFKRHIFSKAHHKKMRQVFQTEFFSVTGKLPHIIIMDRNIQLTIQKNILGLQLLTVCFTRGLGDVMYLCHACEQVVLDREIIKHLTSSSHERSYSSLADRNMIHPRHRRKKVSTVGALKILNLPSRLMSMCESLNYVQVMLTLSAYEKLPPLIGDLKLNAVRSKGDQEETKNSDLVLNASQMLYKLRCQNCNIQLDTPAQYFQHVQNEKHKMMMETISEPDHVNSLSDAGEMRACDHNADMGERPVLQQDIFDQLDKLSVPGASMIVFCHSSAAMSEAVCVCCACQDAFPRSLLIEHLNSHRHLLQTLLYLNPWRLPFGWKQVPGVELLQAALDAEEKDRGWSQVVIKVMDLPSSVLNGISPPSYQKVMDRLKPHHILKRNVPPCRTFSQLHENNTYPLLGRNFMASHDSHDPASNTTYESLLCLLCAKRLSNEEGYAHAFSWQHVTTFLERFHPGSLTPNCGTKLLLDLATQAARIHSVSYIQKIKLDRPVKEPCSYSEVKLILSTAKRRGSQCSLIPIVLPQAALVPKEAVTSQTQERSSHSLTSANEEGERKRPRDAQDEEMGSKKQRSSTEMAPHEEKPKIKCENFEQMIESTSKPSSILCTTSINLSSVVAPTTSYTTKLRTVTTTTSCSTTKSCSVTATATTAKSTAPSASSYLAKRLTAPTVCNTKSSHVSAMAPSATASTRKSTAPAGSCTTTSSGVSASTTNSTRPTISHGAAVSTVTAPSSPTKPTATTAVHNATTFCITPATTTVVNGAATPSTKISLRAPQATSKPTEMTAIRGAAATKPTAPNTVHSATTSTFTATTASCAVSTSEFIASNSSPKPSFTKPPLWPTASDVGTEREAVQRPHRESKKKLESALKTWPQSHGEAAEMTAVGSRKSEAKKAGNLYDAEPRASKSHPCAARQAISTAKLSQRKVKTSKVGLSFIVVVNSDGRKQSYCTLCHIRLERSSHLTEDIHFYNYVKWRFSELSDEVLMGIDREKFVSSMAQVENCLGVRQTRNIDVTTEEYNGLSNLPRAQALQRLEAHFLASSNTLVHLRQQNSPTTLQGFSSPENEFDTESLVSTIADQTTELESTVHSIHGFKCGKEISEGQDFDLSFKGADENLECFEPTTSMSLSPEPQTDDPGLKDAEKHLEEPSPSDLSGPALKSGDPGLKVMVENLSDFSEPSLVSLDREPQHVEKNLEGSDGSSPPHLGPGQHTLSLLGQDLPSPACVNVERQSLVVKCKDERHPSVKKCVSQVTILSGNPSNLSTFLWVRGLSGQPVIGLASVYECRGVSGNSFYLCESCSKKLTVSDICQHMQNVDHQLAYMLKAFPHVMDSFWYDEDRKEEMKRDILNGYVIELAEREHCRKLDAKVVFLSQELYEHVWNAPFREALDMLQRACQPAVAQQTARSTSENLSQRDKNLCVADCVPSTFPKTQYLTLQKNHPISLIKVEPSIPSPISRTLSVIQVKDEEMRRPYENLDSVTKIPSPVFQGESKPIFSDSKSQEQAAVVLHDTGTAKAICETQPRFQAKADLRPPESGSDATAGPISEESPSFHVKPQLNPPESESFQPAGYVSEEQPSLQVNPEMMSQVYAIAKTASPTLGEEPGCQMTNEGTMVQCSSPLTTPSMLKAHICQVDNDLDPSSEPAPTSHVRDETLLMDNRSPVSSGCISKAQASSQMQDDSTRLEHSAAIPPASKMASCFQVKEPTSSEGYAPLTTGRSIRQDEYLPTRKRASLESLDELISICASQTQVCDPRPVKCRRESLAIKLAKSANVNPQTIPADPGEGDKGAPVSENRNSGSDICSPEADDCVPASKVCHTIPVQYITPIVKSNRRKDFKSCQMSPSTTAVIQHVPSYCVSSSSRQESLIVTDRSTNTVFPRDPDCSDATDVKPLVKNIAPNASHDNMVTQGNANPCTTQMQIPVITNVVESTWDALSGATAGPSEARPSSTGSSGPGRQIPRVSNRFSRYSPILPAVGSNTVPSSLPPASENVGQSYPLQFYLPRAANQVPFGGYPTVAGWLNLQAPCLLQQPPYQETLLPRAANGTNDATYYVPIPAAYYGGAITLLPVNSQRNGSSSHPCC; this comes from the exons ATGTTCAAC GTGTGCCTCaacaaatgcaaaatatttgcAGAGTTCAAGCGTCACATATTTTCGAAAGCGCATCACAAG AAAATGAGACAAGTATTTCAGACAG AGTTCTTCTCAGTTACCG GCAAGCTGCCCCACATCATTATTATGGACAGAAACATCCAACTCACCATACAGAAGAACATTTTAG GATTGCAACTGCTGACGGTCTGTTTTACGAGGGGACTAGGGGACGTCATGTATCTGTGCCATGCCTGTGAGCAAGTTGTGCTGGACCGCGAGATAATCAAGCATCTCACCTCTAGTTCCCATGAACGCAGCTACTCC AGCTTGGCAGATCGAAATATGATCCATCCAAGGCATCGACGAAAGAAAGTCAGCACGGTTGGAGCACTTAAG ATATTAAATTTGCCTAGCAGGCTTATGTCCATGTGTGAATCCTTAAACTACGTCCAAG TGATGCTTACGCTCAGTGCGTATGAAAAGCTTCCCCCGCTGATTGGAG ATCTTAAGCTTAATGCAGTGAGGAGTAAAGGGGATCAAGAAGAGACCAAAAACAGCGATCTGGTTCTGA ATGCGTCTCAGATGTTATACAAATTACGTTGTCAG AACTGCAATATCCAGTTGGACACACCAGCGCAATATTTCCAGCACGTGCAAAACGAGAAACACAAAATG ATGATGGAGACCATCTCCGAGCCCGATCATGTAAACTCGTTGTCTGACGCGGGAGAAATGAGAGCTTGCGACCACAATGCGGACATGGGTGAAA GACCCGTGCTCCAGCAGGATATATTCGATCAACTGGATAAGCTCTCAGTGCCAG GTGCGTCCATGATAGTGTTCTGTCACAGCTCGGCGGCCATGTCGGAGGCCGTTTGTGTCTGTTGCGCTTGCCAGGACGCTTTTCCAAGGTCGTTGCTGATTGAACACTTGAACTCCCATCGGCACCTCCTGCAAACGCTG TTGTATCTGAATCCCTGGCGACTGCCGTTTGGTTGGAAACAAGTCCCCGGAGTGGAATTATTGCAGGCAGCGTTGGATGCGGAGGAGAAGGATAGAGGGTGGAGTCAGGTGGTTATTAAG GTGATGGATTTACCCAGCTCGGTGTTAAATGGCATTAGTCCACCAAGCTACCAGAAAG TGATGGACAGACTAAAACCTCACCACATCTTAAAACGCAATG TACCGCCGTGCCGAACCTTCAGCCAACTCCACGAAAACAACACTTACCCACTTTTGG GGCGCAATTTTATGGCATCACATGATTCCCACGACCCAGCCAGCAACACCACGTATGAATCGTTGCTGTgtctgctgtgtgcaaagcggcTGTCGAACGAGGAGGGCTACGCCCACGCGTTCAGCTGGCAACATGTCACCACATTTCTT GAGCGATTTCATCCTGGCTCGCTGACCCCCAATTGTGGTACGAAGCTTTTACTGGACCTGGCAACCCAGGCTGCACGTATTCACAGCGTATCGTATATACAG AAAATAAAGTTGGATAGGCCCGTTAAGGAACCTTGCAGCTACAGCGAAG TGAAATTAATCCTGAGTACAGCAAAGAGGAGAGGCAGCCAATGTTCGCTTATCCCCATCGTCTTACCTCAAGCAGCGTTGG tccccAAAGAAGCTGTGACATCACAAACACAAGAAAGGAGTAGCCATTCTTTGACGTCCGCAAATGAGGAAGGTGAGCGAAAGAGGCCGAGGGACGCTCAGGATGAGGAGATGGGCAGTAAAAAACAAAGGAGCTCCACAGAGATGGCACCACATGAAGAAAAGCCCAAGATAAAATGTGAGAATTTTGAGCAAATGATTGAAAGCACCTCCAAACCCAGCAGCATCCTCTGCACAACAAGCATTAACCTTAGCTCTGTGGTTGCACCTACCACAAGTTATACGACAAAGCTCAGGACGGTGACGACTACTACCTCCTGCAGTACCACAAAATCCTGTAGCGTTACAGCAACTGCAACCACGGCAAAGTCCACAGCACCCTCTGCCAGTAGTTATCTAGCCAAGAGATTGACAGCACCTACTGTGTGTAATACCAAATCCAGTCACGTTTCAGCAATGGCCCCCAGTGCAACTGCAAGCACCAGAAAGTCCACCGCACCTGCTGGCAGTTGTACTACAACATCTTCAGGAGTTTCAGCAAGCACCACAAATTCCACAAGACCGACCATCAGCCATGGTGCTGCAGTCTCCACAGTTACTGCACCTTCGTCTCCCACCAAGCCAACGGCAACTACTGCCGTCCACAATGCGACAACCTTTTGCATCACACCTGCAACCACTACCGTCGTCAATGGTGCAGCCACCCCCAGTACTAAAATATCGTTACGTGCACCCCAAGCCACCTCCAAGCCCACGGAAATGACCGCCATCCGTGGTGCAGCCGCCACCAAACCCACAGCACCGAATACAGTTCACAGTGCAACCACCTCTACATTTACTGCGACTACGGCTAGTTGTGCAGTCTCGACCTCCGAGTTTATAGCATCAAATTCCAGCCCTAAACCTTCATTCACTAAGCCACCATTGTGGCCCACTGCATCAGATGTTGGAACTGAAAGAGAAGCTGTCCAACGCCCTCATAgggaatcaaaaaaaaaactagagagTGCGTTAAAAACATGGCCCCAGTCTCACGGTGAAGCAGCAGAGATGACGGCGGTTGGATCTCGGAAATCTGAAGCCAAGAAAGCGGGCAACCTTTATGATGCAGAACCACGGGCTTCGAAGAGCCACCCTTGTGCTGCCAGACAGGCAATCTCAACAGCCAAACTATCACAAAGAAAAGTTAAGACGTCGAAAGTTG GCCTAAGCTTTATAGTTGTAGTCAACAGCGATGGAAGGAAGCAGTCCTACTGCACTCTGTGCCACATCAGATTGGAACGCTCCAGTCACCTTACAGAAGACATTCACTTTTACAACTATGTA AAATGGAGATTCTCGGAGTTGAGTGATGAGGTCTTGATGGGCATCGACCGGGAGAAGTTTGTATCCAGCATGGCCCAGGTAGAGAACTGTTTAGGAGTTCGGCAAACCCGG AATATAGACGTGACCACCGAGGAGTACAATGGCCTATCTAATCTTCCAAGGGCCCAAG CTTTACAGAGATTGGAGGCTCACTTCCTGGCCTCGTCCAACACTTTGGTGCATTTAAGACAGCAGAATTCCCCCACCACCTTGCAAGGATTTTCAAGCCCGGAAAATG AATTTGATACAGAATCCCTTGTGAGCACTATTGCTGATCAAACCACTGAGCTGGAGTCCACTGTGCATAGTATCCATGGATTCAAATGTGGCAAAGAAATTTCTGAGGGGCAGGACTTTGATCTCAGTTTCAAGGGAGCAGATGAGAATCTGGAATGCTTTGAGCCCACAACTTCAATGTCACTAAGCCCAGAACCACAGACTGATGATCCAGGTTTAAAGGATGCTGAGAAGCATCTGGAAGAGCCTTCGCCATCAGACTTGTCGGGACCAGCCCTTAAGAGTGGTGATCCAGGTTTAAAGGTCATGGTGGAGAATCTGTCTGATTTCAGCGAGCCCTCACTAGTGTCGTTGGACCGTGAGCCTCAGCATGTCGAGAAGAATCTGGAAGGCTCCGATGGGTCTTCGCCTCCACATTTGGGACCAGGCCAACACACTTTGTCGTTGTTAGGACAAGACCTCCCTTCTCCTGCGTGTGTCAATGTAGAACGACAGAGTCTGGTTGTAAAATGCAAGGATGAAAGACATCCCAGTGTGAAAAAATGCGTTTCTCAGGTTACCATTCTTTCAG GAAATCCAAGTAACTTGAGCACGTTTTTGTGGGTGAGGGGACTGTCCGGCCAGCCAGTCATAG GTCTCGCATCTGTGTACGAGTGTCGTGGCGTGTCTGGAAATTCGTTCTACTTGTGCGAGAGCTGCAGCAAGAAACTCACCGTCAGTGACATCTGCCAGCACATGCAGAATGTAGATCATCAGCTTGCATACATG CTGAAAGCGTTTCCTCATGTTATggattcattttggtatgatgaGGACCGAAAAGAGGAAATGAAACGGGATATCCTCAATGGTTATGTGATTGAACTCGCAGAGCGGGAGCATTGCCGAAAGTTGGATGCAAAG GTTGTATTCCTCTCTCAAGAGTTGTACGAGCATGTTTGGAACGCGCCGTTCAGAGAAG CGCTCGACATGCTGCAGCGTGCCTGTCAGCCTGCCGTCGCGCAACAAACTG CAAGGTCGACATCTGAGAACCTGAGTCAACGTGACAAGAATTTGTGTGTGGCTGATTGTGTTCCTTCCACCTTTCCAAAAACTCAGTACCTCACACTACAAAAGAACCACCCAATCTCTCTTATTAAAGTAGAACCGTCAATTCCTAGTCCCATCTCCAGGACGTTATCTGTCATCCAAGTAAAAGATGAGGAGATGCGCAGGCCTTACGAAAACTTGGACTCTGTCACCAAAATCCCCAGTCCCGTTTTTCAAGGCGAGAGTAAACCGATTTTCTCAGACTCCAAATCTCAGGAGCAGGCTGCAGTTGTGCTCCATGACACTGGAACTGCAAAAGCTATTTGTGAGACGCAGCCTAGATTTCAAGCAAAGGCTGACTTGAGGCCACCAGAGTCCGGATCTGATGCAACTGCTGGTCCCATTTCTGAGGAATCGCCTAGTTTTCATGTGAAGCCTCAACTGAATCCTCCAGAGTCTGAATCTTTTCAACCTGCTGGTTACGTTTCTGAGGAACAGCCTAGTTTGCAAGTGAACCCTGAAATGATGTCACAAGTCTATGCAATTGCTAAAACTGCAAGTCCAACCCTTGGCGAGGAGCCTGGTTGTCAAATGACCAATGAAGGGACGATGGTGCAGTGTAGCTCTCCTCTAACTACTCCGTCTATGTTGAAAGCGCATATTTGTCAGGTGGATAATGACCTTGATCCAAGCTCAGAACCGGCGCCCACTTCTCACGTCAGGGATGAGACTTTGCTCATGGACAACAGATCGCCTGTCAGTTCTGGTTGCATTTCCAAAGCACAAGCAAGTTCTCAAATGCAAGATGACTCGACTCGCTTAGAGCACAGTGCAGCTATTCCTCCAGCCAGCAAGATGGCATCTTGTTTTCAGGTCAAAGAACCGACAAGCTCCGAAGGGTATGCTCCTCTAACTACGGGACGATCAATTCGTCAAGATGAATACCTTCCCACCAGGAAACGAGCGTCCCTCGAGTCTCTAGACGAGCTCATCAGTATTTGCGCCAGTCAGACGCAAGTCTGTGATCCTCGGCCGGTCAAATGCAGACGCgagtcattggcaatcaagttaGCAAAGTCTGCTAATGTTAACCCTCAAACGATCCCAGCGGATCCGGGTGAAGGTGACAAAGGTGCCCCTGTGTCCGAAAATAGAAACTCCGGATCTGATATATGCTCACCCGAGGCAGATGACTGTGTCCCAGCATCAAAAGTGTGTCACACGATACCTGTGCAGTACATCACTCCAATTGTGAAGAGCAACCGTCGCAAGGATTTTAAAAGTTGCCAAATGAGTCCATCAACGACAGCAGTGATCCAGCATGTCCCGTCATATTGCGTATCAAGCAGCTCACGACAGGAGTCATTGATTGTGACCGATAGGTCAACCAACACCGTTTTCCCCCGTGACCCTGATTGCTCAGACGCCACTGATGTCAAACCACTGGTGAAGAATATTGCTCCAAATGCCAGTCATGATAATATGGTGACTCAAGGCAATGCAAATCCTTGTACAACGCAAATGCAAATACCGGTTATAACAAACGTGGTGGAGAGCACTTGGGATGCTCTGAGTGGTGCAACAGCAGGTCCCAGCGAGGCTCGACCATCAAGTACTGGTTCTTCGGGACCTGGTCGACAAATCCCTCGCGTCTCAAACAGGTTTTCCAGGTATTCTCCAATCTTGCCAGCTGTGGGTAGTAACACGGTACCAAGTAGTTTACCTCCTGCAAGTGAAAATGTAGGCCAGTCTTACCCTTTACAGTTTTACCTCCCGCGGGCAGCAAACCAAGTGCCATTTGGTGGCTATCCAACTGTGGCGGGATGGCTGAACCTGCAAGCGCCGTGTCTACTACAGCAGCCGCCGTACCAAGAGACATTGCTTCCAAGAGCTGCAAATGGGACCAATGACGCTACCTACTATGTTCCAATTCCTGCAGCCTACTATGGTGGTGCCATTACACTATTACCCGTCAACAGCCAAAGAAACGGCAGCTCATCCCACCCCTGTTGTTGA